From a region of the Oryza sativa Japonica Group chromosome 6, ASM3414082v1 genome:
- the LOC9267198 gene encoding uncharacterized protein, translating to MPAVETMALWVAVVALGAQIKGMAGTGKREREKVRLLREQAENTKKILKLLEDKKTPSTPPDPAMAGVLSGLRGALDDISRSPDKKPGELHALDHRISSILQQYHHYNHVASNNIHRDYRDAHAPPPTMVAPWQQGASTDSGGDWGHVVRGIVEDARVTVQGAWHATHNVEEVLRVAQLAQQVADLMERPHAASRLMRDAETSWPLLRDDLRDALRDARWVVWYSQWYHLSRMPSPSSPQASSTSSGAGGCRPPLQPAAQILDAAVKKIEFCLQVLPAIGYS from the coding sequence ATGCCAGCGGTGGAGACGATGGCTCTGTGGGTGGCCGTTGTCGCGCTTGGAGCTCAAATCAAGGGGATGGCGGGGACAGGTAAGCGCGAGAGGGAGAAGGTTCGCCTGCTGAGGGAACAGGCcgaaaataccaaaaaaataCTCAAGCTATTGGAGGATAAGAAGACGCCGTCGACACCGCCGGACCCGGCGATGGCCGGGGTGCTGTCAGGCCTAAGAGGTGCCCTCGACGACATATCGAGATCGCCGGACAAGAAGCCCGGCGAGCTCCACGCCCTCGACCATCGGATCTCCTCGATCCTACAGCAATACCACCACTACAACCACGTCGCCAGCAACAACATCCACCGAGATTACCGAGATGCTCATGCTCCTCCTCCAACCATGGTGGCGCCATGGCAGCAAGGTGCAAGCACTGACAGTGGTGGCGACTGGGGCCATGTCGTGAGGGGGATTGTGGAAGACGCGCGGGTGACCGTGCAGGGGGCGTGGCACGCGACGCACAACGTGGAGGAGGTGCTCCGCGTGGCGCAGCTCGCGCAGCAGGTGGCCGACCTCATGGAGCGCCCGCACGCGGCGTCGCGGCTGATGCGGGACGCGGAGACGTCGTGGCCGCTGCTGAGGGATGACCTCAGGGACGCTCTCCGGGACGCCCGCTGGGTCGTCTGGTACAGCCAGTGGTATCACCTGAGCAGGATGccatccccgtcgtcgccgcaagCCTCGTCGAcgtcctccggcgccggcggctgtcGTCCTCCGTTGCAGCCAGCTGCGCAGATTCTAGACGCGGCTGTGAAGAAGATTGAGTTCTGCCTCCAAGTCCTCCCAGCCATTGGATATAGCTAG
- the LOC4340872 gene encoding probable methyltransferase TCM_000336 isoform X2 — protein sequence MHTRFSSWNSSVQCRAKTRRKTKKTEQDRMKMLINEAITGLCEPTSTILPKSMAIADLGCSSGPNALTLVSAALDAIHHHCAQQQQPPPEVCVFLNDLPSNDFNSVAKSLATLKHSHGDLDDPVVITGIGMIPGSFYERLFPCGSLHFVCSSNSLHWLSKAPDDLKEGKIPMYDMVEHLRVSRRAAVRDAYARQFRKDFTQFLSLRAQELVTGGRMVISLYGRCSENPISRSNQAWQVVAVALNDMASRGIIDKEKLDSFYIPLYAPLENEVNEIIEDEGSFEINKMLVRNPFSGMDDATVSPKMIALSIRAVFESTVVLHFGSSEEIMDEFAKTVEQKLSSGSAWRAVLAAEYPLVLLCLSLTRVI from the exons ATGCACACGAGGTTCTCATCTTGGAATAGCAGCGTGCAGTGTCGGGCGAAGACTAGAAGGAAGACAAAG AAAACAGAGCAAGATAGAATGAAGATGCTGATAAATGAGGCCATCACAGGCTTATGCGAACCGACGAGCACCATTCTCCCAAAGAGCATGGCGATTGCAGACTTGGGCTGCTCCTCAGGCCCGAACGCGCTAACGCTTGTCTCGGCTGCTCTCGATGCTATCCACCATCACTGTGCACAGCAGCAACAGCCACCGCCAGAGGTGTGCGTCTTCTTGAACGATTTGCCCAGCAACGATTTTAACTCCGTCGCGAAAAGCTTGGCGACTCTGAAGCACAGCCATGGCGATCTAGACGATCCGGTTGTGATCACCGGAATCGGAATGATACCTGGGTCATTCTACGAGAGGCTATTCCCCTGTGGCTCTCTGCATTTTGTTTGCTCGTCGAACAGCTTGCACTGGCTATCAAAG gctcCAGATGATCTTAAGGAGGGTAAAATACCTATGTATGACATGGTTGAACATCTTAGGGTGTCGAGGCGTGCAGCTGTTAGGGATGCTTATGCTCGCCAGTTCAGGAAGGATTTCACGCAGTTCTTGAGCTTGAGGGCTCAAGAATTGGTGACGGGAGGCCGGATGGTTATCTCCTTGTATGGCCGGTGCTCGGAAAACCCTATCTCAAGATCCAATCAGGCATGGCAGGTGGTAGCAGTAGCTTTGAATGACATGGCATCCAGG GGTATCATTGACAAAGAAAAGCTCGATTCCTTCTACATACCACTCTACGCACCTTTGGAGAACGAGGTGAACGAAATCATTGAGGATGAGGGTTCATTTGAAATCAACAAGATGCTAGTGCGAAATCCATTCAGCGGCATGGACGACGCCACGGTCAGTCCAAAGATGATAGCATTATCGATAAGAGCAGTATTCGAGTCAACGGTTGTTCTGCATTTTGGATCATCAGAAGAAATTATGGATGAGTTTGCCAAAACGGTTGAGCAGAAGTTGAGCTCTGGATCAGCCTGGCGAGCCGTACTTGCTGCCGAGTACCCTCTCGTTTTGTTGTGTCTTTCACTCACAAGAGTGATCTGA
- the LOC4340872 gene encoding probable methyltransferase TCM_000336 isoform X1: protein MTTKEILHMNAGHGETSYARNSTVQKTEQDRMKMLINEAITGLCEPTSTILPKSMAIADLGCSSGPNALTLVSAALDAIHHHCAQQQQPPPEVCVFLNDLPSNDFNSVAKSLATLKHSHGDLDDPVVITGIGMIPGSFYERLFPCGSLHFVCSSNSLHWLSKAPDDLKEGKIPMYDMVEHLRVSRRAAVRDAYARQFRKDFTQFLSLRAQELVTGGRMVISLYGRCSENPISRSNQAWQVVAVALNDMASRGIIDKEKLDSFYIPLYAPLENEVNEIIEDEGSFEINKMLVRNPFSGMDDATVSPKMIALSIRAVFESTVVLHFGSSEEIMDEFAKTVEQKLSSGSAWRAVLAAEYPLVLLCLSLTRVI, encoded by the exons ATGACCACCAAAGAAATTCTCCATATGAATGCAGGGCATGGCGAAACTAGCTATGCTCGCAACTCCACAGTTCag AAAACAGAGCAAGATAGAATGAAGATGCTGATAAATGAGGCCATCACAGGCTTATGCGAACCGACGAGCACCATTCTCCCAAAGAGCATGGCGATTGCAGACTTGGGCTGCTCCTCAGGCCCGAACGCGCTAACGCTTGTCTCGGCTGCTCTCGATGCTATCCACCATCACTGTGCACAGCAGCAACAGCCACCGCCAGAGGTGTGCGTCTTCTTGAACGATTTGCCCAGCAACGATTTTAACTCCGTCGCGAAAAGCTTGGCGACTCTGAAGCACAGCCATGGCGATCTAGACGATCCGGTTGTGATCACCGGAATCGGAATGATACCTGGGTCATTCTACGAGAGGCTATTCCCCTGTGGCTCTCTGCATTTTGTTTGCTCGTCGAACAGCTTGCACTGGCTATCAAAG gctcCAGATGATCTTAAGGAGGGTAAAATACCTATGTATGACATGGTTGAACATCTTAGGGTGTCGAGGCGTGCAGCTGTTAGGGATGCTTATGCTCGCCAGTTCAGGAAGGATTTCACGCAGTTCTTGAGCTTGAGGGCTCAAGAATTGGTGACGGGAGGCCGGATGGTTATCTCCTTGTATGGCCGGTGCTCGGAAAACCCTATCTCAAGATCCAATCAGGCATGGCAGGTGGTAGCAGTAGCTTTGAATGACATGGCATCCAGG GGTATCATTGACAAAGAAAAGCTCGATTCCTTCTACATACCACTCTACGCACCTTTGGAGAACGAGGTGAACGAAATCATTGAGGATGAGGGTTCATTTGAAATCAACAAGATGCTAGTGCGAAATCCATTCAGCGGCATGGACGACGCCACGGTCAGTCCAAAGATGATAGCATTATCGATAAGAGCAGTATTCGAGTCAACGGTTGTTCTGCATTTTGGATCATCAGAAGAAATTATGGATGAGTTTGCCAAAACGGTTGAGCAGAAGTTGAGCTCTGGATCAGCCTGGCGAGCCGTACTTGCTGCCGAGTACCCTCTCGTTTTGTTGTGTCTTTCACTCACAAGAGTGATCTGA